Genomic DNA from Bacteroidota bacterium:
ACTCCGTTTTTTTCGAAAAAAACATACACATATCTCCATGCTGCAATAAAGTCCGCTGGTGTATTGCCACCAGAGGTTGACCAAGGATAGGCAGGATTATCGGGCTCGTGAGCGAAGCGTATAAAAACAGGGTCCCCAAAATTTCTTATCTTCAAAGAATACTCCATTAAGTATTTATCAAACTTCCCTGCTGCTATTGCCTTGCAAACCCCCTTGTTGTTTTTTAATTGGGGATCTAATTCATAATCAGGAAAGGTATTGGACCAGGGTTCCCAGGTTATCATTGGAACAGCCCCTTTATTTGTTATTTCTTTTAAAAACTTTTCCGGAAATTCTTCAAGGCTTTTTGTCCCCCATGCCTGATAAAAGGAAATAATATCAAATGACGTATTAAATGATTTTTCTAGCCCTTCTACAGGATCTAAAGAATAATTTTTTTCGAATTCAGGAAAATAAACCCCAGTATAAAAGCCACCCTCTGGCTTTTCGAAATTACCTGGTTTAACATTACTTAAAAACAAGAAAACACTTAGCCCAATAAAGAAAAATGAACTATACGTTATTGTAGGATTTAAAATAGATTTTGTTCGCCTTTTAAATAAACCGAAAGGAATAAATAAAGAAAAACTGAATTTTGAATTCAATATAGGATGCTTTATAAATTTCCAAACCTTATTCCTGCTTAAAAAAACCATAAGAATAAGAATAAAGGCATTTGTAAAAGCAAATGATGCTATTGCAATACTATAAGGGGTCCAATCTATATATAACCCATAACCTATAGCAGCAAAACACAATACAAATACGAATAAATTTGGTATGAGTACCTTCTGATTATCGGATTCGTTGTTTTTAGGAGTAGGTATATATGGAACTTTGATCCTCAAAATGCTGTAAATCAATCCGAGTAAATATATCCACCAGGTTGCATTCCTTACTATCCCCCCTGCAAGATGCAACCCTCTTTCTTGTTCTTCCATCAGCCATCTTTGAGCGTATAACCTAATAGCCATTGACAAGCCGCAAAGGGGGACAAAGAACAAAGCAAAGTTATTTAAATCAATTGCCCATGGAACTTCTGCTAAACCTAGTGCAAATAAGGGAATGATTATGTCAATTAAAGTAATTAAGCCAAAAAGAAAATAGAATGGAAGAGTGAGATAATGTATTTTCTGTCGAAAATTAAATTTGTTAAACAATTTTGGGTAAGTACAAAACAACAATTCAAATGTTCCACGCGACCACTTCAATTGCTGAGAATAATATGCGCTCAAAGTAGATGGAACCAAACCCCTTGTTAGTATTTCGGGAATATAAACTGATTTCCAACCTTTACTGTGAATTTGCATTGCTGTGTGCATGTCCTCAGACAATCCTGCAGCATGACCGCCAATAGAATCAAGAGCCTCTCTTCTAAAAGCACAGTTTGCGCCAATTGATTGGGCTGTGCCATAAGTATTCATGCACATCATCATTGGGCCATAAAAATGATAGGTTTGTTCTGCTGCTGCCTGCGCTATAAAACTTTCCTTCTGGTTGTAATAGCCTTGTACGGACTGCACAAAACCAATTTTGCTATCCTCAAAATAGGGTATTACCCGGTCTATCATTTCTGGAATAGGAATGTGATCAGGATCAAGAATAATACATATTTCCCCTGATGCTTGTTTTAAAGCATTGTTGATGTTTCCTGCTTTGGCATCTTTTTTCACCTTTCTTGTAACATGTATAACCCCCAAATCTTCACAAACTTGTTTAAGCTCAGCATCATTACCCTCATCGCACAAGTAAGATGTATGTGGATAGCTTATGTTTTTTATAGCAATTAAGGTATTAATAATCATGTCTTTTGGCTCCCCTGGGCATGCTGTGGTAAAAACATCTACTTTCCATTTGGTTTTTATCTCTGGCACCTCTGGTATGCTTACATCCCAGTAATGATACCATTCATGTATCATTTTTAGCAACTTAAACACAAGAGCAGAGGACAGCAGCCAAAACAGGACCGGATGCCCTATGTGTATAGGATCAAAGAACCATTTTGCAAATAAAAGGATGATAATTATTCCGAATACAATGAGAATTCGAATGATTGTTTTATCTTTCTTTCTTATAGAAACAATCCTTGTGACATTTGGTTGAAGAATTTTTCTATTTTCCATTTCCTTTTATTTTAATAGGGGTTTGAATTAAAAAAGGAATATTCCCAGTTGCTGCTTTATTCAGATTGTGGTCAAAAACATAAACAAAAAGCCGGTAAGCTCCATTTTCATTGGGTGAATGAAAAGATACATTTCCGCCTTCGCAATCGAACAGAACTTCTATGTATTCTCCTGAATTAAATGTGGATTCATTTTCTTTAAACAAGGCCCATTTTATATTCAATTCTCCTTCATTTGTAGCCCTGCTTTTTACTTGTGCAGTAATAACCTTCCCTGGTGGAAGAGTAATGTTATCATAAGCTTGCTTTTTTTCCAGGGTTAGGGTGTTCAAAACAGGTGCTTTGGTTTCAGGCCAGTACCCTGTCCACAAATAGCTTAACATATCTACCATTGATGTTGCTTCCCCTGTATTTAGGAACAAGCCAAAAAGGGTATGTGTTCCTTCGTTTTTACTTCCCCAAATAAAAACATAGGTTCCAAGACACAAACCCTTGTCTCTTTTAATAAAATTTTCATAATTGCTCTGACAAGTCAAGGCTTTTTGTGAACTGCTTTCCTCAATAAATGCTTTCCAGGGAGTTACAGCACTCTCCCAGTAACCGGATGCGCCCCATTCGGAAATAATATAAGGCTTGTTCCACCCTGCCTGTTCAAGTATATAAGGCACACTTGGTAGTTCCTTAAAAACATTTATGCCTATTAAGTCCAAATTCTGGCAATGTTTACTGATATATTTCAATACTTTAGGAGGTGCGCCCGCAAGCATTGTTGATGTTGGGTGATTTGGGTCAATTTCATGAATCATTTTGGCTATTTCATTAACAGCATTCCAAACCTTCTTGTTTTTTTCATTCAAGTGAAGCTCATTGCCAATTCCCCACAACAACAAGGCTGGATGATCTTTATATTTTAAAACCTCGCTTTTTATAAAAAGGAATTGCTCCAAAACCTGTTGCTCGTTGTCATAGTCAAATTCTGTTTGTTTTGTTCCCATAAACAATCCAAGAGTAACTGTTAGACCCAGCGCTTGAGCACTATCCAAATAAGATTGTGCATTGTCGGTATTCCATAATCTTAATGAATTTCCGCCACTCGTTTTTAACTGATCCAAATATTTAAATCCTCCTGCCCCTTTTATAAAATAAGGCTTCCCCTCTCTATATAAAATATAGCTGTTTTCTTTTTGCTTTCTTATTTCTACTTTTATAGGTTGGGATAATAGAACTTGTGGTATTGTAAGCACAATTGCTATTAGAATATGGATAAAAAAAGCTCTCATAAAAACATTTTTGATATTTAGATAATTCCTTGTTTTCACTTTAAAATTCCTGCCATTCTTTTTATCAGATAATGGAGAACTACTATTCTGTAAAAGCGAAAGGCTCACCGAATTTTGATAAATTATCTGGGTAGTTTATTTGGGAATTTGTTTCAACACTTTGCGGAAAAAGCCAAGTCTTGATTTTACACAAGTGGGTTTAGAAATTCCACTTCGCTTGTTTAATGCAGCATTGCTTTATTTGCTGTATTTCCAACCTTTGCAATTGCCCATTATGCTCTATTAATTGATTTTCATCAAAAATGCCACAATAAAAACAAGGATAAGCATCGGAAATTAAACAAAGGGGCTTATTTGAAGCAAATGAATTTTAATGCCTGTTGAATTTGAAATTCAAAAAGGTCAATAAATCAAATGAGGAATGTGCGCAAAAGTCAATTGCTTGTTTCCTTACACTGTATTCGATTGTCTTTGCTAATATTCTTAAAAATATTTAAACAAGGAACCTAAAGCTAATTTATCTCAAAAAAGAAAATCAGCTAATGTTTTTCTAATTACTTGGATTTAAGTACAGAAAACACAAGATGTTCAAGAAAATCGGCAATGTTTTGGGATTGATTTTTTTCTGCTTTAATATCGGACAAAGAGGGTAAATGCTGTCCGAAAAACAACTGCTCATGAGCAGTCTCAATAATTGTACTTGCCAGGGAATTGGGATATGGATAATTCGTATTTACTTCCTGAATAACAGAACCTATTTTTTTATTCAAAATTTTATAGCTGCTGAAAAAACCAGCTTTGTTTTCCTTATCAACCAATTTAGTTAAATACGCCTTTGCTGATTCTGCTACCACAATTTTATGAAGAAGACTTTCATCAATATGAGAAATGGCAGGATCTTCTTTATATGACTCAGAAATAATTCTAATAATAATTTTTAATCTTTCCTCGGCAAATACTATGTTATTTGTTTGGTAATCTATTAGATAATCTATCCATGCATAATACCAGGATATAAGATAAACCAACAACTTGTGTTTATTTTCAAAATACCTGTAAATTGAGGCCTCTGTTGAATTAATTTCCTTTGCTGCCTTTTTGAAAGTAAACTCCTCAAAACCAATCTCTTCAATCAAGTGAATACTCTTGCCAATAATTTTCCGACCTAATTCAGAATCTTCTGGGTTGCGTAAGTATAATTTCTCGTTTAATTTAATTTGGATTGCGAAAGGCATTTTTAATACTTTTTAAGAAGTTATTTTCTTTTTAATGTTTTCAAATTTAAAAACACTGGAAAGTTCTGAATCGTCCTTTACTGTTACATCCAGATCAATAATTAATCCATTGTGAATATCATATACCCAGCCATGTACTTCAGGGGCTTTTCTGTTTTTCCAGGCATTTTGAATAATTGAAGTTTTTGACAAATCATAAACTTGTTCAATAACATTGAGTTCAACAAACCTGTTCAACCTTACATTTTCATCTTCAATGCTGTCTAACTCTTCCTGATAAAGTCGATATACATCCTTAATATGCCTTAACCAGTTATCAATAATTCCAAATTGTGAATTTCCCATGGCTGCCTTTATACCTCCGCAACCATAGTGCCCACAAACAACAACATGTTTAACATCAAGTACATTAACTGCATAGTCCAATACGCTTAGCATACTCATATCCGTATGTATAACCATATTTGCAATGTTGCGGGTAACAAAAACTTCCCCTGGTTTTGTTCCTGTAATCTCATTTGCAGGAACCCTGCTATCTGAGCATCCAATCCATAAAAGTGGCGGAGTTTGCCCTTTTGCAAGTTTATCAAAAAAATCAGGGTCTTCTCCCAGTTTTTCTTCAACCCACTTTTTATTGTTGTCCAGTAATGTTTTATAAAATGGATCCATAGTATTGTTTTTCGAATTTTAAATTTAAATTATTTTTCAAAATATACCTATTCTTAATTAACTTCTCGTGTTTATTAAAACCTAATGTCCGGCAATTGTAGTAACTTTTCGTATTCCAATAAGTTCTAAATTAATGCCTTTTAATTTTGCCGTTTCCTTAAAATTTTCAATCATTTCCAGTACATCATAATCTATGGAAGCTGAACTTGAACCATCAATTGTTACTACAGAATTTTCAGGAAGGTTTTCAAGCATTAGAAGAATACTTCCCTTATTTAAAAAGGTAACTTCCTCTGCTAGCATTATGGTAATCTTTTCCCCTTTTTTGAAATCTTCTTTATGAAAAAAGTAAGGGGTGCGGTAATTGTTGCGAAGTATAAAAAATATAGAAAATGCCATGCCTATTCCAATTCCTTTTAATAAATCAGTAAATAAAATAGCTGTAATAGTAACTACAAAAGGAATAAATTGGTCCCAACCCAATATATACATCCTTTTGAACAAACTTATTTTGGCCAGCTTATATCCCACAAGCAACAGAATTGCTGCTAAACATGCAAGAGGAATCTGGTTCAATAATACGGGTATGAATGCTGCGCATACCAATAAAAGAATTCCGTGAAGAATAGTAGACATTCGTGTTCTTCCTCCTGCATTTATATTTGCAGAACTTCTTACAATTACGGCTGTTAATGGAATTCCGCCTATTAATCCTGAAATCATATTACCTATTCCCTGAGCCCTTAATTCCCTATTGGTAGGGGTGTTTCTTTTATATGGATCTAGTTTATCTGTGGCCTCTACACTTAAAAGTGATTCAATACTGGCAATTATGGCAATTGTCCCTGCAATTATATAAACATCAGGATTGCTAAGATGTGTAAAATCAGGAAAAGTAAAAAAACCTATAAAATCAGGAATATTAGATGCAACCGGAAGATTCACCACATGATCCAT
This window encodes:
- the can gene encoding carbonate dehydratase, producing the protein MDPFYKTLLDNNKKWVEEKLGEDPDFFDKLAKGQTPPLLWIGCSDSRVPANEITGTKPGEVFVTRNIANMVIHTDMSMLSVLDYAVNVLDVKHVVVCGHYGCGGIKAAMGNSQFGIIDNWLRHIKDVYRLYQEELDSIEDENVRLNRFVELNVIEQVYDLSKTSIIQNAWKNRKAPEVHGWVYDIHNGLIIDLDVTVKDDSELSSVFKFENIKKKITS
- a CDS encoding DUF4434 domain-containing protein, with the translated sequence MRAFFIHILIAIVLTIPQVLLSQPIKVEIRKQKENSYILYREGKPYFIKGAGGFKYLDQLKTSGGNSLRLWNTDNAQSYLDSAQALGLTVTLGLFMGTKQTEFDYDNEQQVLEQFLFIKSEVLKYKDHPALLLWGIGNELHLNEKNKKVWNAVNEIAKMIHEIDPNHPTSTMLAGAPPKVLKYISKHCQNLDLIGINVFKELPSVPYILEQAGWNKPYIISEWGASGYWESAVTPWKAFIEESSSQKALTCQSNYENFIKRDKGLCLGTYVFIWGSKNEGTHTLFGLFLNTGEATSMVDMLSYLWTGYWPETKAPVLNTLTLEKKQAYDNITLPPGKVITAQVKSRATNEGELNIKWALFKENESTFNSGEYIEVLFDCEGGNVSFHSPNENGAYRLFVYVFDHNLNKAATGNIPFLIQTPIKIKGNGK
- a CDS encoding glycosyltransferase — its product is MENRKILQPNVTRIVSIRKKDKTIIRILIVFGIIIILLFAKWFFDPIHIGHPVLFWLLSSALVFKLLKMIHEWYHYWDVSIPEVPEIKTKWKVDVFTTACPGEPKDMIINTLIAIKNISYPHTSYLCDEGNDAELKQVCEDLGVIHVTRKVKKDAKAGNINNALKQASGEICIILDPDHIPIPEMIDRVIPYFEDSKIGFVQSVQGYYNQKESFIAQAAAEQTYHFYGPMMMCMNTYGTAQSIGANCAFRREALDSIGGHAAGLSEDMHTAMQIHSKGWKSVYIPEILTRGLVPSTLSAYYSQQLKWSRGTFELLFCTYPKLFNKFNFRQKIHYLTLPFYFLFGLITLIDIIIPLFALGLAEVPWAIDLNNFALFFVPLCGLSMAIRLYAQRWLMEEQERGLHLAGGIVRNATWWIYLLGLIYSILRIKVPYIPTPKNNESDNQKVLIPNLFVFVLCFAAIGYGLYIDWTPYSIAIASFAFTNAFILILMVFLSRNKVWKFIKHPILNSKFSFSLFIPFGLFKRRTKSILNPTITYSSFFFIGLSVFLFLSNVKPGNFEKPEGGFYTGVYFPEFEKNYSLDPVEGLEKSFNTSFDIISFYQAWGTKSLEEFPEKFLKEITNKGAVPMITWEPWSNTFPDYELDPQLKNNKGVCKAIAAGKFDKYLMEYSLKIRNFGDPVFIRFAHEPDNPAYPWSTSGGNTPADFIAAWRYVYVFFEKNGVSNVTWVYSPWDSENVKKYYPGKNYVHWVAITALNFGEAGGKWISFEKLYERFRDNLLIIDKPIMLAEFGSTTYGGDQGEWMSTALKQIKNKYKEISSVVFFNSDQDKNWPPNSSVKNPPTYIKWTLEDSVNLYPTIREVMAKIPFVDDPVKKKSKYYSYKLKKHTQRKFIKGKPGSFELLVEDKPFYIKGVAYNPGHDWRDGNHPLTRKQVTKDFKLIKAMGANSIRRYNPGIYDRNVLRTAKKFDLKVLYGFWFDPKVDYFTDTIQVNKYIKEVENTVVRYRNDPSIISWTIGNEAWGLTKFKFSYPYLTKVRIEYVKMIEFMAQRIHELDPGRPVITACEHDWFQLAGELVAYEKNAPSLDIIAINSYYTQQLEMLQDITSAFDAKRPYLISEFGPSGYWNPNFTKFDEEMILLEDNDFHKAKLYTDEWTNYVEKFKGHNLGGVIYSWRDRMEGTNTWYGITDYKGRLKPTYYALKNLWKYDKKDLNTSYISIKKPEEKVAGAKQVTYGLELNADWKSNKNIRYEWFLYKTEQWSSSGEKIMLEKLPNIKAIDKGESAIVTLPTEIGDYRIYAYVYDKNNNVYTASKGFKIKKSTKKQ
- a CDS encoding TetR/AcrR family transcriptional regulator, with the protein product MPFAIQIKLNEKLYLRNPEDSELGRKIIGKSIHLIEEIGFEEFTFKKAAKEINSTEASIYRYFENKHKLLVYLISWYYAWIDYLIDYQTNNIVFAEERLKIIIRIISESYKEDPAISHIDESLLHKIVVAESAKAYLTKLVDKENKAGFFSSYKILNKKIGSVIQEVNTNYPYPNSLASTIIETAHEQLFFGQHLPSLSDIKAEKNQSQNIADFLEHLVFSVLKSK
- a CDS encoding SulP family inorganic anion transporter → MLSNFKYDLPSSLVVFLVALPLCLGIALASGAPLFSGIISGIIGGIVVGLYSHSPLSVSGPAAGLTVIVLAAINQLQSYDAFLVAVVLAGFFQIIFGVLRAGIIGHYFPSAVIKGMLAAIGLILVLKQIPHALGYDFDYEGDFSFNEKGGHNTFTDIWFAFQNMHFGAVIISVVSIGILILWERPFMKKIALFKVLPGALFVVFAGILLNQFFKVSVPELFLSMDHVVNLPVASNIPDFIGFFTFPDFTHLSNPDVYIIAGTIAIIASIESLLSVEATDKLDPYKRNTPTNRELRAQGIGNMISGLIGGIPLTAVIVRSSANINAGGRTRMSTILHGILLLVCAAFIPVLLNQIPLACLAAILLLVGYKLAKISLFKRMYILGWDQFIPFVVTITAILFTDLLKGIGIGMAFSIFFILRNNYRTPYFFHKEDFKKGEKITIMLAEEVTFLNKGSILLMLENLPENSVVTIDGSSSASIDYDVLEMIENFKETAKLKGINLELIGIRKVTTIAGH